A genomic segment from Malus domestica chromosome 05, GDT2T_hap1 encodes:
- the LOC103419807 gene encoding nuclear transcription factor Y subunit C-2-like, with protein MDHSEQTLQQQQQPVDGAVASSGQMASYAPSSCQTAPIVASGTLAVAVTSPSQAPTTFPDPSHQLAYQKIQHFPHRQQVQLQEFWSDQMQDVEKASDFKNHSLPLARIKKIMKADEDVRMISAEAPVVFAKACEIFILELTLRSWIHTEENKRRTLQKNDIAAAISRTDVFDFLVDIIPRDELKEEGLGVTKATLPVVGSPADVPYYYVPPQHPVGAPGMIMGKPVDQPALYAAQQPRPPVAFMPWAQSQPQQPQQQQQEAQQQQADT; from the coding sequence ATGGATCACTCAGAACAAACACTACAGCAACAGCAGCAGCCTGTGGATGGTGCCGTAGCAAGTTCTGGCCAAATGGCATCATATGCTCCTTCGTCCTGTCAAACTGCTCCCATAGTGGCTTCTGGAACTCTTGCAGTGGCCGTCACTTCCCCATCGCAGGCCCCCACCACTTTCCCTGATCCGTCACATCAGCTTGCCTACCAGAAAATACAGCACTTTCCCCACCGCCAACAGGTGCAGCTTCAAGAGTTCTGGTCCGACCAAATGCAAGACGTTGAGAAAGCATCCGACTTCAAGAATCACAGCCTTCCACTTGCTAgaattaagaaaataatgaaaGCTGATGAGGATGTTCGAATGATATCTGCCGAGGCTCCAGTTGTATTTGCAAAGGCATGTGAAATATTCATATTGGAGCTGACTTTGCGCTCATGGATTCACACAGAGGAGAACAAAAGGAGGACATTACAAAAGAATGATATCGCAGCTGCTATTTCAAGGACTGACGTCTTTGACTTTTTGGTTGATATTATCCCAAGAGATGAGTTGAAGGAAGAGGGGCTCGGAGTGACCAAGGCTACCCTCCCGGTGGTGGGTTCCCCAGCAGATGTTCCGTACTATTATGTTCCACCGCAGCATCCAGTGGGAGCTCCTGGGATGATCATGGGGAAGCCAGTTGATCAACCAGCACTGTATGCTGCTCAACAGCCTAGACCACCTGTGGCTTTCATGCCGTGGGCTCAGTCTCAACCTCAACAGCCGCAGCAACAGCAACAAGAAGCCCAACAGCAGCAGGCAGATACTTAA